Proteins encoded in a region of the Panicum hallii strain FIL2 chromosome 3, PHallii_v3.1, whole genome shotgun sequence genome:
- the LOC112885465 gene encoding alanine and glycine-rich protein-like: MKVEARGWGTWSGGRGTGAAPAAWMTRLEEVRSAVSSRATARQLRRGAGTGTGGGSGGGGGVVQMSRRGRSAGGVDDEAGRGAADDKFEGVGMAAARGRGLWDRRRQWWRGLGGMEIEARARHRRHG, translated from the coding sequence ATGAAGGTTGAGGCACGGGGGTGGGGCACGTGGAGTGGAGGTCGAGGCacgggcgcggcgccggcggcgtggATGACAAGGCTGGAGGAGGTGCGGTCGGCGGTGAGCTCGAGGGCGACAGCACGACAGCTGCGCCGGGGCGCGGGCACCGGCACAGGAggcggcagcggtggagggggcGGGGTGGTGCAGATGTCAAGGCGCGGGCGCAGTGCCGGTGGTGTGGATGATGAGGCTGGACGAGGCGCAGCCGACGACAAGTTTGAGGGCGTCGGCATggcagcggcgcgggggcgcgggctCTGGGACAGGAGGCGGCAGTGGTGGAGGGGACTGGGTGGCATGGAGATCGAGGCGCGGGCGCGGCACCGGCGGCATGGATGA